In Luteolibacter rhizosphaerae, the genomic window AAGAAGCCGAACCACCCCGAGTGTCAGCACTGATCCCCTACGATCATGAAAGTCATCGAGATCGCATTCTCCTGTTACCCCGTCACCGACATGGCTCGCTCCATTGCCTTCTATGAGGGCGTGCTCGGCCTGACCAAGACCATGGACCACGAGATGGAAGATGGCAGCGGTCACTGGGTCGAGTTCGACATCGGCGCCGGCACACTCGGCCTCGGCAAGACACCGGGCTGGGAGCCCAGCCCGCAGGGCTGCACCGTGGGCTTGGAAGTCGAAGACTTCGACACCGCCGTGGCGAAGATCAAAGACGCCGGTGCCACCATCACCATGGGCCCGCTCGAAACCCCGGTCTGCCACATGCTCATGATCTCGGATCCCGACGGCAGCCCGCTCATCATTCACAAGCGCAAGGGCTGAAGCCCCACCATTCCCCTTTCCCACCGACCACTTCCCCATAGTTCCGCCATGGCCATCCTCGTTGACGAAAATACCAAGCTCCTCGTGCAGGGCATCACCGGCAGCTTCGGCGCCAAACACGCCTCGCTGTCCCTCGCCTATGGAACCAAGCTCGTGGCCGGTGTGACCCCGGGCAAAGGCGGCCAGAAGTTCGAGGATGTGGTGCCGATCTTCGACACCGTGGCTCAGGCCGTGAATGAAACCGGCGCAACAGCGTCCGCGATCTTCGTGCCGCCGCCCTTCGCTGCCGATGCGATCCTCGAGGCCGTGGATGCCGGTGTGGAGCTGGTCGTGGCGATCACCGAAGGCATCCCGGTAATGGACATGATGCGCGTGAAGGAAGCGATCAAGGGCTCCAAGTCCCGCCTGATCGGCCCGAACTGCCCCGGCTTGGTGACTCCCGGTCGCGGCGAAAAGTCTCACGGCGGCTGCCGCATCGGCATCACCCCGAGCCAGATCTGCAAGCGCGGCAATGTCGGCGTGGTTTCCCGCTCCGGCACCCTCACCTACGAGGCCGTGTTCCAACTCACCCAGCTCGGCTACGGCCAGAGCACGCTCGTCGGCATCGGCGGCGACCCGATCAATGGCACCAGCCACCTCGACGTGCTGCAGATGTTCAACGAGGACCCCGAGACCGAAGCGATCATCATGATCGGTGAGATCGGCGGCACCGCGGAAGTGGAAGCCGCTCGCTGGGCCAAGGAGAACTGCAAGAAGCCGATCGCCGGTTTCATCGCCGGTGCCACCGCTCCTCCGGGACGCCGCATGGGCCACGCCGGTGCGATCGTCGGCGGTGAGGAAGACACGGCGCAGGCCAAGAAGCGCATCCTCGCCGAGTGCGGCATCGCCGTCTCCGAAACCCCGAGCGACATGGCCAAGACCCTGCTCGAGCGCTGGGGCAAGTAAGCTCAAGCTTTTCGAAAAGGGCGCGACCGTCACGGTCGCGCCCTTTTTCGTGCCGGCTCCCCGGCTTCCATGAACCCGGCGAATGCCATTGGCGAAGGATTGCCATAAAATGGCGCAGCGCGGCGCATGACAGGGGTTGCAAGCCGGGTCCGCTGTCGTTATCGCGGCGCTTCGGATCCCCATGAAACGCGTAGACACTTTCGCCGAGCCCGATGTCGTGCTGATCGGCGGCGGCATCATGAGCGCCACCCTCGGCGTGCTGCTGCATCAGCTCGACCCCAGCCTGAAGATCCAAATCGTGGAGGCCTTGGCGGAGGTCGCGAAGGAAAGCTCGAACCCTTGGAACAACGCCGGCACCGGTCACGCCGCGCTCTGCGAGTTGAACTACACGAAGGAGAACGCCGATGGCTCCGTGGACATCTCGAAGGCACTTGAGATCAACGAAGCCTTCGAGCTCTCCAAGCAGTTCTGGGCCTGGCTCGTCGCGCAGGGCCTGCTGCCCGATCCGGGCGAGTTCATCACCCGCGTCCCGCACATGAGCTTCGTGCACGGCAAGGCCGATCAAGCCTTCCTGCGCCGCCGTTACGAAACCATGAGCCGCCACCATTTCTTCGCGGAAATGGAATACAGCGAGGATCGCAAAATCATCGGCAAGTGGGCGCCTCTCCTCCTCGATGGCCGCAAGGGCAAGGAACCTCTCGCCGCTACCCGCGCCGAAGGCGGCACCGACGTCAACTTCGGCGCCCTCACCCAGAGCCTGGTCGATTACCTCGCCTCCCGCGAGGTCGTGAAGATCGCCACTCACCACCCGGTACGCGACATCAAGCGCAAGCGCGACGGCCGCTGGGAACTCACGGTGCGGAACATGGAGAAAGACATCAACCGCACCATCACCGCGCCCTTCGTTTTCGTCGGTGCCGGCGGCGCTTCCCTCCCCCTTCTCCAGAAGTCGAAGATCGAGGAAGGCAAGGGCTTCGGCGGCTTCCCCGTCAGCGGCCAGTTCCTCGTCTGCGACAACCCCGCCGTGGTGAAGCGCCACCATGCAAAGGTCTATGGCAAGGCTGCCGTCGGCGCGCCGCCCATGTCCGTGCCCCACCTCGACACCCGCGTGATCGATGGCAAGGAGACCCTGCTCTTCGGCCCCTTCGCCGGCTTCTCTCCGAAGTTCCTCAAGTCCGGCTCGCTCTTCGACCTTCCCGGTTCTGTCCGTCTCTCGAACATCGTGCCGATGCTCGCGGTGGGTAAGGACAACCTCGACCTGACCCGCTACCTCATCGAGCAAGTCATGCAGAGCCCCGAGGATCGCCTCGATGCTCTCAAGGAATTTTTCCCCGCCGCCGAACTCGACGACTGGCGCCTCCTGACCGCCGGCCAACGCGTCCAGATCATCAAGCAGGACGCGAACAAGGGCGGGGTGCTCCAGTTCGGCACCGAGATCGTCGCCGCTGCGGATGGTTCCATCGCCGCGCTGCTGGGTGCATCCCCCGGCGCCTCCACCGCCGTGGACGTCATGCTCGATATCATCGGCAAATGCTTCGCCAAGCGTCTGCCGGAATGGAAGACCCGCCTGCAAGAAATGGTGCCCTCCTACGGCAAGAGCCTGAAGGAAGATGCCAAGCTCTATCAGAAGGTTCGCTCGGACGCCGACCGCGTCCTCGGCCTCCAGGAAGCTTAATTTCCCAGCATCTCCTCCAGCTTCGCGAAGAGCGTCGAGAACTCGTCATCCCCGGTCACCGGCACCGCTCCCGCGCGCGTGCCTTCCGGCGGCTCGGGCAGCTTCACCCAGCTACGGCATCCGCCGTACTTCGCCTCGTAGGGAAACTCCCACGGCGCCGCCAGCGACTCCACGCGCACCAGCGCCACGTGGATGCTCCCGCTCGCCATCCCCTTCCCTTCCCAATCGAAGCGCTGCCGGATCGTCTCCTCCGTCCAGATGTGGTAGGGCTCCAGCGCCGCCACCTGTTCCCAGTCCGTCAAAGTCTTCGCCCAAAGGGCCTCGCAGTAATGCGTGATCCGGATCGTCTCGCCGATCGTCCACTCCGGCTTCGCCACCACCTCACCCTCGCGCACGAACTGGTCCTGATTGTGGAAGCGTGTGGGGAACAAAAAGAACGACTCCTCCGCGAAGGAGAATCCGGCGCGGCCTTCATGGATGCCGCCTTTGCGCAGGATGATCGATTGCCGACCGCTCGCCAGCGCATCGCATACCACCTGCCACTCCTTGAAGCCGTTCGCCATGGCTTGGCGTAACGCCGGATGGCCCCGCCCTCAATGGCAATTTCTCGCCCCCTTACTTCAGCAGCTTGTCGAAGAAAGGCAGCGCCGCCTTGTAGATCGCTTCATGTCCCGCCGCCGTCGGATGCTGCCCGTCGGCGGTGTCAAACTTCACCGCGCCCAGGTCGATGAGATGCACGCCTGCATCCTTGTTGCCATCCACATAGCTCTTCACCGCCCCGCTCACTTCATTCCGCGCACGACCGGATACCGGCACCATCACCACGATCTTCGTCTGCGGGGAAGTCCGCTCCCGCAGCTTGCCGAGCGCTGCCACCACCGTTTCGGACTTCGGCGCGCCGTTCTCCCCTAGATTCACCAGCACCACCTGCGGGCACGGCACCAGCCTGCCATCCGTCAGTCGCGAGCTGGTGCTCGTAATCCGGTCGACCAGACCCGCCACATCCGGATTGTTCCCGCCACCGCCACCCCACGCATAGCCGCCGAAGGCCAACCGCGATTCACGATAGCCATAGTGCTTCGCCAGCAGATACCCGTAGCTCGCCCGCGCATCGTCGGAGGCCGCCCACTGGTCATCCGCCGGACGCCCTTGGTCCTTCGCATACGCCGCACCGTCGCCGGATAGGATCGAGTCCCCCAGATTCAGCCACAGCGGAGCCACGGGTGGAACCGTAACCCGACACCCCGCGGCCACCGTGAATCCCGTGATGCTCACCGCATTCACCGGCACCTCGCCGTGGAAGCGATCTTCAAAAGGAGAGAGCCCCTTGATGTAGAAATCGATCACCGGATTCGCCACCCCATCCGCCAGCACGATCTCGCGCTCGCCCGCCGCCAACTGATGAGTCTGCAGCTCCCCCTTGTTCACCGACCACGCCAGAATCGGAAACCGCGCCGATGCCGGGTAGTTCAGGCGGCTCGTATCCACATTCAGCACCACCCGCTTCGTCCCCACGAAGGCCAGCTTGAAATCCGCCCCGCACACCGGCGAGTGAATCCCCTCCGCCGTGCGAATCCAGTTCAGCGGCGAGATCCCCGCCAGCACCTGCGGATCCGTCGCCGCCACCACCTTGGAACTCGCGGCCGTCTTCACCTTCATCATCCCCAGCCCATCCAGCCACTTCAGGGATGCCGCCTGCCACGCATCCCAGGATGGCCCCTTGTAACCGTTCAGCCCATGACCGCCGTCCGGCAGTTCCAGATACTCCACCGCCACCCGATGCTTCTTTAGCGCCGCCGCGAAGAGTTCGCTATTCCGCGGCACCACCGCCGTGTCGTCCTTCGCATGCGCTAGGAAGGTCGGTGGCGTCTGCGCCGTCACCCGCTGATCGCTTGAGAACTCCTCCATCAGCTCCTTCGATGGCTCCGGCCCCAGCAGATTTGTGCGCGAGCCCCCATGGGTCAGCTCGGTCATCGTGATCACCGGATACACCAGGATCGCAAAATCCGGCCGCGAGCCGAAGCGCTCCACCGGATCCTTATCACCCGCCTTCCCGCCGTCGAATCGCGTTGCCGCCGTCGACGCCAAGTGCCCGCCCGCCGAGAACCCGATGATCCCCAGCCGCTCCGGGTCGATCTGCCACTCCTTCGCATGCGATCTCGCCAGCCGGATCGCCCGCTGCGCATCCAGCAGCGGTACCATCCGCTTCCCCTGCGGCAGCCGATACTCCAGCACCAGCCCGGTGATCCCCTGCGTGTTCAGCCAGCGCGCGATGCCGTGGCCCTCGCCCTCCGTCACCAAGGCCCCATAGCCACCACCCGGACAGATGATCGCCGCTGCCCCGTTCGGCTTCTCCGCACGATGCAGCGTCAGGGTCGTCGTCGCCGGTGTGCTTCCTCCTTCCCCGTCCGGAGCCTCGTTCCCCGGCCATACCGGGATGCGCTCGGGTTCTGCGGAGACAAGGCCGGCCAGAGCCAGCAGGAGAAGCAGCGCTTTCATGTTCCCGGCCACTAGAACGCATTCTCCACCCGGTGCACCAGCGGCTTCTCGCCTTCCGTTAGAATCACCTCGATCACATCGAAGCGCCACGGCAGGTCGCGCCGGCCCAGCATCCGCAGCCATTCGTTCGCCCCGCGCTCGATCAGCCGCTGCTTGTCCGGATTCACCGCATCCAGCGGTCGCCCCATGCCGCCGGCCCGCCGCGTCTTCACCTCCGTGAAAAGCAGCAGCTTTCCCTGCCGCGCCACGATATCCACCTCCCCGCCGCGCGGCGCCTTGAAGTTCCGGTAAAGCACCTTCGCCCCCTGCGCCCGCAGCCAGGCCTTCGCGATTCTCTCGCCCCGCCGTCCGATCTCCGCCGAGCCCACTCCATTTCCGTCAGAGCCCCTCAAGCGGCAGCGCCAATTGAGCGACGGGCTGAAACGAGCGACGATGAATGCGGCAAGGCCCATGGCGTTGAAGCGCTTCGAGGTGCCTCGGAGTACCATAGCCCATGTGGCTCTCAAAGCCGTAATCGGGGAATTCCGCCGCCATCTCCAGCATCAGCCGGTCGCGGGATACCTTCGCCAGCACGCTCGCCGCCGCGATCGACATCGACTTCGAGTCGCCCTTCACCACCCCGTCGTGGGACCAGGGGAAGCCCGGCACCCGCAGCCCGTCGATCAGACAGTGCTGGATCTCGAGCGCCAGCCCCTGCACCGCCCGGATCATCGCCTGGTGGGTCGCCTTCAGGATGTTGATCCGGTCGATTTCCTCCACCTCGGCATAGGCCACGCACCAGTGCACGCGCTCGTCCGCGGTGATCTTCGCGTACAGCCCCTCCCGCACTTTCGCGGTCAGCTTCTTGGAATCATCCAGACCCTTGCAGCGCCAGCGCGGCGGCAGGATCACCGCGGCGGCCGATACCGGCCCTGCCAGCGGACCCCGCCCGGCTTCATCCACACCCGCGATCACCAAAAGGCCGCGGGCGCGGAGAGAAGCTTCGAGCGAGAAGTCGGGCATCGCGCCCTTAGAACTGCCTCATCCGGTGACTCATTGTCATGTGGGAATTGTCCTCGTTCGCGAAAATC contains:
- a CDS encoding VOC family protein gives rise to the protein MKVIEIAFSCYPVTDMARSIAFYEGVLGLTKTMDHEMEDGSGHWVEFDIGAGTLGLGKTPGWEPSPQGCTVGLEVEDFDTAVAKIKDAGATITMGPLETPVCHMLMISDPDGSPLIIHKRKG
- the sucD gene encoding succinate--CoA ligase subunit alpha, whose translation is MAILVDENTKLLVQGITGSFGAKHASLSLAYGTKLVAGVTPGKGGQKFEDVVPIFDTVAQAVNETGATASAIFVPPPFAADAILEAVDAGVELVVAITEGIPVMDMMRVKEAIKGSKSRLIGPNCPGLVTPGRGEKSHGGCRIGITPSQICKRGNVGVVSRSGTLTYEAVFQLTQLGYGQSTLVGIGGDPINGTSHLDVLQMFNEDPETEAIIMIGEIGGTAEVEAARWAKENCKKPIAGFIAGATAPPGRRMGHAGAIVGGEEDTAQAKKRILAECGIAVSETPSDMAKTLLERWGK
- a CDS encoding malate:quinone oxidoreductase; the encoded protein is MKRVDTFAEPDVVLIGGGIMSATLGVLLHQLDPSLKIQIVEALAEVAKESSNPWNNAGTGHAALCELNYTKENADGSVDISKALEINEAFELSKQFWAWLVAQGLLPDPGEFITRVPHMSFVHGKADQAFLRRRYETMSRHHFFAEMEYSEDRKIIGKWAPLLLDGRKGKEPLAATRAEGGTDVNFGALTQSLVDYLASREVVKIATHHPVRDIKRKRDGRWELTVRNMEKDINRTITAPFVFVGAGGASLPLLQKSKIEEGKGFGGFPVSGQFLVCDNPAVVKRHHAKVYGKAAVGAPPMSVPHLDTRVIDGKETLLFGPFAGFSPKFLKSGSLFDLPGSVRLSNIVPMLAVGKDNLDLTRYLIEQVMQSPEDRLDALKEFFPAAELDDWRLLTAGQRVQIIKQDANKGGVLQFGTEIVAAADGSIAALLGASPGASTAVDVMLDIIGKCFAKRLPEWKTRLQEMVPSYGKSLKEDAKLYQKVRSDADRVLGLQEA
- a CDS encoding DUF1802 family protein, which produces MANGFKEWQVVCDALASGRQSIILRKGGIHEGRAGFSFAEESFFLFPTRFHNQDQFVREGEVVAKPEWTIGETIRITHYCEALWAKTLTDWEQVAALEPYHIWTEETIRQRFDWEGKGMASGSIHVALVRVESLAAPWEFPYEAKYGGCRSWVKLPEPPEGTRAGAVPVTGDDEFSTLFAKLEEMLGN
- a CDS encoding prolyl oligopeptidase family serine peptidase; amino-acid sequence: MKALLLLLALAGLVSAEPERIPVWPGNEAPDGEGGSTPATTTLTLHRAEKPNGAAAIICPGGGYGALVTEGEGHGIARWLNTQGITGLVLEYRLPQGKRMVPLLDAQRAIRLARSHAKEWQIDPERLGIIGFSAGGHLASTAATRFDGGKAGDKDPVERFGSRPDFAILVYPVITMTELTHGGSRTNLLGPEPSKELMEEFSSDQRVTAQTPPTFLAHAKDDTAVVPRNSELFAAALKKHRVAVEYLELPDGGHGLNGYKGPSWDAWQAASLKWLDGLGMMKVKTAASSKVVAATDPQVLAGISPLNWIRTAEGIHSPVCGADFKLAFVGTKRVVLNVDTSRLNYPASARFPILAWSVNKGELQTHQLAAGEREIVLADGVANPVIDFYIKGLSPFEDRFHGEVPVNAVSITGFTVAAGCRVTVPPVAPLWLNLGDSILSGDGAAYAKDQGRPADDQWAASDDARASYGYLLAKHYGYRESRLAFGGYAWGGGGGNNPDVAGLVDRITSTSSRLTDGRLVPCPQVVLVNLGENGAPKSETVVAALGKLRERTSPQTKIVVMVPVSGRARNEVSGAVKSYVDGNKDAGVHLIDLGAVKFDTADGQHPTAAGHEAIYKAALPFFDKLLK
- a CDS encoding YraN family protein, translated to MRGSDGNGVGSAEIGRRGERIAKAWLRAQGAKVLYRNFKAPRGGEVDIVARQGKLLLFTEVKTRRAGGMGRPLDAVNPDKQRLIERGANEWLRMLGRRDLPWRFDVIEVILTEGEKPLVHRVENAF
- a CDS encoding ribonuclease HII; its protein translation is MPDFSLEASLRARGLLVIAGVDEAGRGPLAGPVSAAAVILPPRWRCKGLDDSKKLTAKVREGLYAKITADERVHWCVAYAEVEEIDRINILKATHQAMIRAVQGLALEIQHCLIDGLRVPGFPWSHDGVVKGDSKSMSIAAASVLAKVSRDRLMLEMAAEFPDYGFESHMGYGTPRHLEALQRHGPCRIHRRSFQPVAQLALPLEGL